The genomic window ACACCGATAATCCGACGATCATTGCCCGCGGCGGCGTGGGGCCGAACGCAGGACACACTGTTCTTAAGAATGGAGTTAAACACGGGGTCCGTATGGTCCCATCCGGGTTCGTATATGATAACGCCAGACTGCTCATAGGCGCGGGGGTCCTTGTAGACCCCGTCGTCCTTGACAGGGAAGTATCTATCCTCGGGGTCGGGGACAGGCTCGGCGTCGATTACAGGTGCAGCATTATAGAGGAAAAGCACATTATCGAGGACAAGGGCACGGAGATGCTCGCAAAGAAGATCGGTACCACAGGCACAGGATGCGGGCCTGCCAATAAAGAGCGTGTCATGAGGAGCGCGCTCCAGGCGAAGGACTTCCCGTCACTTAAAAAATATCTTACCGATGTCTCTCAGGAGTGCAATGACGCCATATCCCGCGGAGAGAACATTATCATCGAAGGCTCTCAAGGCTTTGGTATCTCTTTATACTACGGCACATACCCGTTCGTCACTTCAAAAGACACTTCCGCTTCGCAACTGGCAGCAGATGTGGGTGTGGGCCCGACAAGGATCGATGAAGTGGTAGTGGTGTTCAAGGCGTTCCCGACAAGGGTCGGGGAAGGCCCGTTCCCGACCGAGATGTCCCCGAATGAGGCAAAGGGATACGGTATCGAGGAGTTCGGCACCGTTACGGGCAGGGCGCGCCGCATAGGGTACTGGGACGGAAAAATGGCACGATACTCTGCCATGATTAACGGCGCCACTCAGGCGGCGATCACGGGACTGGACCGCATCGATCCCGCATGTAAAGGAGTCACCGATTACGATAATCTGAGCGATAAGGTCAAGCAATTCCTGGACCAGGCCGAAAAGGATGCGGGAGTGCCTTTCACGATACTGTCCACCGGGCCTGAAGAGCATGAGATCATTGACCTGCGTAAGATCAAGAAGTGAGGAACTCTCATGAAAAAAGACCTTATGGAGATACTGTGCTGCCCTGTTTGCAAGGGCGATCTGGAACTCGAGGTCGTCAGGGAGAACGACGTCGAAGTTCTTGACGGGGCTCTATACTGTAAGAAATGTAACGAAAGATATCCCATAGAGGATGGGATACCGAACCTGCTTCCGCCGGAGCTAAGATAAGGCCGGCAAAAAACGAGGCGTGAGTATGGACCGCATGGAAGAGATAACCGGTTACGACGAGGTAGATGAGTCTACGGTCTTTGACGACGGGTACGTCGGTTTCGGGAAGAGCGATCGGCCGTCACCGGGCAGGAGGCGGGGAAAGAAGAACCTTTCAGGAACAAAGACCGCTTACAGGAGCAAGCCAGGGCGCTCGCGGGTCGGGCCGTTCCGGTTTGACGTAAGGGGCCTTATGAGGAGCGTGAATTCCATGCTGGGAGTGGCCATACTCGGCGTCATCGCCTGTGCCGCCATATTATTCGTCACGTTCGGGCAGGGACTTCTACCTTATTTTTATGGTTCGCTCATCGCTTCGATAGTCGTCATTTTTGTGATGTCTTACATGGCTGCGGCATTGTTTGGCCGTTAAGGGACTGATCAAAAATTAGCGACATTTTTTTATCTAAAATTTTTGCAATCCCGCACCCGTCTCGAAAAAAATTTTCATTCCTTCTCCCTGAAATCATTATGTAAATGTAAAATAGGCGCGTATATATATTCCAGGGTGCAATGCCTTGTTATACGGGCCGGCTCTTCCGCCGCACTGCATTAGTATATTGCTGTTTTCTTTTCGTGGATCTAATTCTTGCATGCCCCGATAAGTTTATCATTAAGTATAAGACTTAAGTGAACAATCACTTTTAAGAACCGGGGTGAATCTGAGTGAAATATGTAGTAGTGACCGGAGGTGTGATGAGCGGCCTTGGAAAAGGCATCACAGCAGCATCGACAGGCAGGATATTGAAGAACAAGGGCTATAACGTGACAGCGATAAAGATAGACCCTTACATTAACATAGACGCGGGCACAATGAGCCCATTCCAGCACGGGGAAGTCTATGTCCTGAAGGATGGCGGTGAAGCGGATATCGATCTCGGGCACTATGAAAGGTTCATGGACATCAATCTCACTTCGGACCATAACATCACCACAGGCAAGATATACAAGACCGTCATCGAGAAAGAGCGCAGAGGCGACTATCTCGGCAAGACGGTGCAGATCATCCCTCACGTCACAAATGAGATAAAAGAGAGGATAAGGCGCATCGCGCGCGAGAGCGGCGCCGACATATGCCTTGTCGAGGTCGGCGGCACTGTAGGCGACATAGAGAGCATGCCTTTCCTTGAGGCCGTAAGGCAGATGAACGCGGAAGAAAAGGAAGAGGATTTCACTCTTATCCATGTGACTCTCGTGCCCATCGACACGATGGACGAGCAAAAGACCAAGCCGACGCAGCACTCAGTAAAGGAGCTCCGCGAGCTTGGTATCCAGCCGGATATAATTGTCGGAAGGTGCAAGAAGCCTCTGCAAAAGTCCACAAAATCAAAGATATCACTGTTCTGCGATGTCCCGGAAGCGGCAGTCATCAGCGCCCACGATTCGGAAGACATCTATAAGGTCCCCATACAGCTTGAGCAGGAGGGCATGGCCGACTACCTGATGAAGCGCATGGGACTGGCCCCGCGCGAAGATTCGCAGTCATGGAACGCGATGGTCCAGAAGATGGACGACGCTGACCGAAACATTACCGTAGCTATCGTAAGCAAGTATGGTATAGAGGACGTATATCTTAGCGTTAAGGAAGCGTTAAAGCATGCCGGCATCGCCACGGGCTGCACTGTAAAGGTACAGTGGGTAGAGTCCGAAGACCTGGAGAAGACAGAAGACCTGTCACCGTTCTTCAAGGGCGTCGACGGCATCCTGGTCCCGGGAGGCTTCGGGGTAAGGGGCATTGAAGGTAACATCAAGGCTATCAGGTACGCCCGTGAAAACAACCTGCCATACCTGGGCCTTTGCCTTGGCTTCCAGCTTGCGGTGATAGAGTTCACCAGGAACGTGTTAGGGTACGCGAACGCCACCAGCAGCGAATTTTCGGCACAGGGCACTCATGTCATAGACCTGCTTCCGGAGCAAAAGGATGTCACTCACATGGGCGGCACGATGAGGCTCGGAGAGCACCCGGCATGGGTAAAGGAAAACACGCTGGCTCACAAGCTTTACGGCGTGACCAAGATATGCGAGAGGCACAGGCACCGCTATGAGGTTAACCCGGACATGATCGACGAGATCGAGGCGCACGGGTTGGTATTCTCCTCTAAGAACGATAACCGTATGGAGATCGCCGAGCTTCCTGCTCATAAATTCTTCATGGCGACACAGTTCCATCCGGAGTTCAAGTCGAGGCCGGAAAGGCCTTCGCCGCCGTTCTTAGGGTTCGTCAAGGCGATGCTGCAAAAATAAGGCTATTGAAAATGGCCGGGGCGAAAAGCCCTTATGATTTTTTATACGGCTCTGTGCCGTATAATTTTAGTATATTTTTCATTAACAGATCAAAATATTTCTTTTTCACCACAAAGTACACAAGGGCAACCAGGGTACACGGTTTTTCACCACAAAGTACACAAGGGCAACCAGGGTACACGGTTTTTCACCACAAAGTACACAAGGGCAACCAGGGTACACGGTTTTTCACCACAAAGTACACAAGGGCAACCAGGGTACACGGTTTTTCACCACAAAGTACACAAGGGTTACTAAGTAACACAAATTTTTTTTTGAATATGCTATTCTTTTAAGATACCTTCGCAATTTTTATCAAGTGTTGTCCCGATTTTGCTGTAATTTGAGAATCTATGCATGTGCTATGAGGCTGTCATATAAGATTTACATAAAAATATGGATACTACCTTTTATCAGATATTCATATGTTGGGACTTTTGAAAATTTTATGAATTTAAAATCCAAAAATCACTATGCACAATCACTTATAAAAAATCCTTCGTGCTCCTTGTTTGCCTTTGTGTCCTTTGTGGTTGAGCTTGTGTTCCTTGTTTGCCTTTGTGTCCTTTGTGGTTGAGCTTGTGTTCCTTGTTTGCCTTTGTGTCCTTTGTGGTTGAGCTTGTGTTCCTTGTTTGCCTTTGTGTCCTTTGTGGTTGAGCTTGTGTTCCTTGTTTGCCTTTGTGTCCTTTGTGGTTGAGCTTGTGTTCCTTGTTTGCCTTTGTGTCCTTTGTGGTTGAGCTTGTGTTCCTTGTTTGCCTTTGTGTCCTTTGTGGTTGAGCTTGTGTTCCTTGTTTGCCTTTGTGTCCTTTGTGGTTGAGCTTGTGTTCCTTATTTGCCTTTGCGTCCTTTGTGGTGAAAAACCGTGGACCTTAGTAACCTTTTCTGGTCTTTGTGGTGGAGAGAACTATAGAATATTCTTCCGGGATTTTAATCTCTAAAGAAAAAAGTACCGGATCTTATCCGGCTATTAACTCTTTCATCCTCTGTTCTTGATGACCATGACCTCTGCTATCTTGAGCGCGAGGTCGTCAGGGACGCCTAATACTTTTTGAAGCTCGTCAAGGAACTTTTTCTCCTCGTCCTCGACGACGCCGTCCGCAAGGATGAGGTCTGCCGCTACTGCGAAAGCCGACTCACGAAGCTCCTGGTTCAGGGTCTCTTTCGCCGCGATCATGATAGCCCCGGGGCCCTGCTTTTTAAGAGTATTGGCGGCCTTCTCTAACAAGTTCTTCATCTGAGGCTCATTGTATCCCCTGTACATCTTCATGCGGGACAGAGCCGATATGACGCCTACTCCCTCTTCCTGGGATATGGAACCATCGGATGCCACAGCCGCTAATACGACACCGGTGAATGCCTCCGGCGCGGTCAGTTTGGCCGGCTGGTTACCGCCAAACACCTTGTCGAATAATCCCATGTTATTCCTCCATTTTTAGAAGAAGCCATCGTTATTGCGATAGCTTTTATATGGCCCGTATCCGGCATGAACACATGCCGCCCGGGCGAGCAGGGATAAAGCAATTGTTTCATTTAATACTTGTCGGTATTTTTTCATCGATACGGTAAAACTTCATAGGGTTTCATAAAAATTCATAACAAAATAGTAAATTATAAAGCGACATAAAGTAATCTTAGTCCTTAAAAAGGAGATATCAGATGCCCGACCCGGATACACAGCGTAAGTTGATCGAGATATTAAGGATACTGAGCGAGTCGACAGAAGAGATGGGAGCCCGCAAGATCGCTGAAGAGCTTAACAGGCGCGGGTATAACCTGGGTGAAAGGGCTACAAGATACCATCTCAGGATGCTCGACGAGAGGGGATTTACTAAGAAGCACGGGTATCTCGGCAGAGTATTGACCAAGATGGGCGAGGAAGAGCTGAAGCATGCGCTCGTCACCGACCGCATGGGCTTCATATCGACGCGCATCGAGGACTTCGAGATCCGGACGACGTTTGACCCCGTCACTAATAGCGGGGACGTGGTCGTTAACATTTGCTACGTAAGCAAAAATGATTTTGATAAGGCGTTCGGCCTGATGAAGAGGGTAGTGGAATCTGGATATGCCATAAGCCCCAAGATACGTGTCGCGGACGAAGGCGAGGAGATACTGGAAAATGACGTGCCCGAGGGGCAGGTCGCCTTTGCCAGCGTTTGCAGCATCACCATAGACGGCGTGCTGATAAAGAACGGCATACCCGTCAACCTGAAATACGGTGGCATAATCAAGATCACCGATGGCGTCATACAGCGCTTCACGGATGTCATAGATTATAGCGGGACATCCATCAACCCGATGAGCGTTTTCACGAGCCGTAAAATGACCTCGATCATTAACGTCCTTGATAAGGGCTCCGGCTACATGCTCGCGAACATCAGGGAGATACCGATGACAGCCAGGGATTCTGCCCTAAAGCTGCTCGATGATCTCCATGCGGCAGATATTAACGGTATCTTTTCGGGATGCGAAAGTGTCAGGCCATTGCTAGGAGTGCCTATCGAACTAGGTAAGTGCGGCATAGCCAGCTATTCGGGAATAAACCCGTTCGCCGCGTTCGGGGAGGCAGGCATCAAGACAAGGATCTTACCGCTCGCAGCGGTCATGAACGTCAGGGAACTAAAGAAGATGGAGTAGGTATAATGGATAGCACACAAGAAAATCCACAAATTTTGGAAACATCGCACGGCCTTTCGGGAATGTTGAGGATGTTCAAGGCTACGATGACATCCCAGGGAATGAATCCCGGCGACAAGATAGTCTTTGTAGGAAGTGCGGGCACATGCGTGCCTTTTATTGAGCTTTTCGCTTACACTATAAGGGATTCAAAGGCAGAGATGGTACTTGTGCCTGACGGTGTCCTGGATGACTCCCGGGCTATCTGGTGGATCCCGGAGATAGGGATGCAGATAGGGGGCGCTGTCGACCCTGCAAATGCCGATTTCGTGATACTGCTCGGCGGGCTTTCGATGCCGCAGAGCAAGATAGGTGCCGAAGGCACGAACGATGTCGTTAAAAAGATCTTGAAGCCGGGCGGAAAGGTATTCGGTATTTGCTTCATGGACATGTTCGCAAAAGCAGGATGGTACGGCAAAGTGCCGTTCGACCTGGTCATGGACGCGACGATTGATCCTATCAGGCTTCAAAAATTAAACTGACCATTTTATTCAATTTCTTTTTCATTTTGATTTTTTTTCAGATTTGCTTTACTGGAAAAAATAGTGTATTCCGCAGTATACGTTGCCGTTTATGGATATATTACGACATTGTATCTTAAATCTATGATTTATTCAAATTTAGCCGGGAACTATTTTTAGATTATGATTAATATATATGATTATAATATCATATACGGTGGTTATTTTGAACCCCTCCAAAGAGTATGGGACGACGATCGCAGCGGGAGATAGCCATAATATAGAGAATCCGGAATACATGGGTGCATTACTTGATGCTATCTCGATCGCAGCCGAAGCGGAAAAAGGCGAGTTCGTGATCCCGTTGCTGCTTCAGCGCATGTGTATTTCGGTATCTGCCACATCCTCTGTGTTATATGCACTGTCAGATGATGGAAGATCCCTTATACCGCGCGTCGGCTGGGGTAAATACGATCCGGACATCATAGGGAGGCCGTACCCTGTCCGCGAACGCGGGGAATGGGAAAGCCTATTGTCAGGCAAATCAGATATGTTATCGGGATATTCGGAGTCGGATGAGACAAATTTTCTGGCGGTCCCTGTCAGGAGCGGCGGAAAAATATCCTGCATTCTAGAACTTAAGAGAGAAGAACGATTTTTTAAGGACGAGAAAAACCTTGTCCATGGCTTCGCGAACATCATCGGAATGAATTATTATACTGCCGGGCTCGCAAAGAGCAAAGCCGTCATGGATGAAGGCATTAAAAAAATACTGGATATGTCAAGCTTCGCGGCCATTACTGTGTCCGCGGACGGGACCGTAATGGAATTAAACCCGCAGGGAAGCGCATTCACAGGTTACGGTGAGCATGAGATCAAAGGGAGCAGTATCAAACGCTTATTAATGGTCACGCCTCAGGGTCACGTCATTTGCATTAAGAAAAACGGTGAAGAGGTGCCTGTCAGCATCACGTCCCTGCATTTCTCCAGGGGTGAAGGCGATGTTATCCTCCACCTGATCAAACCACCTCAGGATGAAGACAAAATAATGGAATATCGCGACACCTTAGAGGGAATAATAACCCGGTCTCCATTTGGTATCCTGGTCACTGACAGTAATGGTAATTGTGTCACTGTAAATGATGCCCTTGT from Methanooceanicella nereidis includes these protein-coding regions:
- the pyrG gene encoding glutamine hydrolyzing CTP synthase produces the protein MKYVVVTGGVMSGLGKGITAASTGRILKNKGYNVTAIKIDPYINIDAGTMSPFQHGEVYVLKDGGEADIDLGHYERFMDINLTSDHNITTGKIYKTVIEKERRGDYLGKTVQIIPHVTNEIKERIRRIARESGADICLVEVGGTVGDIESMPFLEAVRQMNAEEKEEDFTLIHVTLVPIDTMDEQKTKPTQHSVKELRELGIQPDIIVGRCKKPLQKSTKSKISLFCDVPEAAVISAHDSEDIYKVPIQLEQEGMADYLMKRMGLAPREDSQSWNAMVQKMDDADRNITVAIVSKYGIEDVYLSVKEALKHAGIATGCTVKVQWVESEDLEKTEDLSPFFKGVDGILVPGGFGVRGIEGNIKAIRYARENNLPYLGLCLGFQLAVIEFTRNVLGYANATSSEFSAQGTHVIDLLPEQKDVTHMGGTMRLGEHPAWVKENTLAHKLYGVTKICERHRHRYEVNPDMIDEIEAHGLVFSSKNDNRMEIAELPAHKFFMATQFHPEFKSRPERPSPPFLGFVKAMLQK
- a CDS encoding adenylosuccinate synthetase, which translates into the protein MVTTIVVGGFFGDEGKGKIVAHIANTDNPTIIARGGVGPNAGHTVLKNGVKHGVRMVPSGFVYDNARLLIGAGVLVDPVVLDREVSILGVGDRLGVDYRCSIIEEKHIIEDKGTEMLAKKIGTTGTGCGPANKERVMRSALQAKDFPSLKKYLTDVSQECNDAISRGENIIIEGSQGFGISLYYGTYPFVTSKDTSASQLAADVGVGPTRIDEVVVVFKAFPTRVGEGPFPTEMSPNEAKGYGIEEFGTVTGRARRIGYWDGKMARYSAMINGATQAAITGLDRIDPACKGVTDYDNLSDKVKQFLDQAEKDAGVPFTILSTGPEEHEIIDLRKIKK
- a CDS encoding DUF128 domain-containing protein, whose product is MPDPDTQRKLIEILRILSESTEEMGARKIAEELNRRGYNLGERATRYHLRMLDERGFTKKHGYLGRVLTKMGEEELKHALVTDRMGFISTRIEDFEIRTTFDPVTNSGDVVVNICYVSKNDFDKAFGLMKRVVESGYAISPKIRVADEGEEILENDVPEGQVAFASVCSITIDGVLIKNGIPVNLKYGGIIKITDGVIQRFTDVIDYSGTSINPMSVFTSRKMTSIINVLDKGSGYMLANIREIPMTARDSALKLLDDLHAADINGIFSGCESVRPLLGVPIELGKCGIASYSGINPFAAFGEAGIKTRILPLAAVMNVRELKKME
- a CDS encoding methytransferase partner Trm112, producing the protein MKKDLMEILCCPVCKGDLELEVVRENDVEVLDGALYCKKCNERYPIEDGIPNLLPPELR
- a CDS encoding DUF2124 domain-containing protein yields the protein MDSTQENPQILETSHGLSGMLRMFKATMTSQGMNPGDKIVFVGSAGTCVPFIELFAYTIRDSKAEMVLVPDGVLDDSRAIWWIPEIGMQIGGAVDPANADFVILLGGLSMPQSKIGAEGTNDVVKKILKPGGKVFGICFMDMFAKAGWYGKVPFDLVMDATIDPIRLQKLN
- a CDS encoding tellurite resistance TerB family protein, whose amino-acid sequence is MGLFDKVFGGNQPAKLTAPEAFTGVVLAAVASDGSISQEEGVGVISALSRMKMYRGYNEPQMKNLLEKAANTLKKQGPGAIMIAAKETLNQELRESAFAVAADLILADGVVEDEEKKFLDELQKVLGVPDDLALKIAEVMVIKNRG